One genomic window of Cannabis sativa cultivar Pink pepper isolate KNU-18-1 chromosome 2, ASM2916894v1, whole genome shotgun sequence includes the following:
- the LOC115718005 gene encoding uncharacterized protein LOC115718005 isoform X2 translates to MDENSALIAAILREDELAANGYHINASGNDDYNWKTVQNHKRTKKSSKPSSDVSFLRNLTTGFSASGDVFRPIELHAEERRKRGLEVQFDSAAVQTDSVANGSNRHSDDDDEDSDAEPSAPQNGGGDEPKKVKVKAKKPKKLKVTVTEAASKIDVDHLETFLAEITASYESQQDIQLMRFADYFGRAFASVSAAQFPWLKTFKESNVAKLADIPLIYISDKVYKTSIDWISQRSSDGLGSFTLWLLDSILDDLAVHQGTAKGSKKVAQQAPSKSQVAMFVVLAMVLRRKPDILISLVPTLKDSPKYQGQEKLPLNSWLVTQAASGDLAVGLYVWAHFLLPLLSSKSTSNPQSRDLILQVAERILSSPKARTILVNGAVRKGERIVPPSAVDSLIRATFTVPSARLKATERFEAIYPLLKEVAFAGSPGSKAMKQVAQQIFKFAVKAVKEDVPDLSKEASDIFIWCLTQSSECYKQWVSFVFFLFRSFSAYQTQNIKIIKKS, encoded by the exons ATGGACGAGAATTCGGCATTAATTGCAGCGATTCTGAGAGAAGATGAGTTAGCAGCTAACGGGTACCACATCAATGCCAGCGGAAACGATGATTATAATTGGAAAACTGTACAGAATCACAAGCGGACCAAGAAATCCTCTAAACCATCCTCAGATGTCTCCTTCCTCCGAAATCTTACCACCGGATTCTCCGCTTCGGGCGATGTTTTCCGGCCGATCGAGCTTCATGCCGAGGAGCGTCGCAAGCGTGGTCTAGAGGTTCAATTTGATTCCGCTGCGGTCCAGACGGACTCCGTTGCCAACGGATCGAACCGGCATTCGGACGATGATGACGAAGATAGCGATGCGGAGCCTTCTGCTCCTCAGAATGGCGGTGGCGACGAGCCGAAAAAGGTGAAGGTGAAGGCGAAGAAACCGAAGAAGTTGAAGGTGACGGTGACTGAGGCCGCTTCGAAGATTGATGTGGATCATCTGGAGACTTTTCTTGCTGAGATTACT GCTTCTTATGAATCACAACAAGATATTCAGCTTATGCGTTTTGCCGATTACTTTGGTCGAGCTTTTGCTTCCGTCAGTGCGGCTCAGTTTCCATGGTTGAAGACATTCAAGGAGTCCAATGTTGCAAAATTGGCTGAT ATCCCTCTGATTTATATATCTGACAAGGTGTATAAGACGTCGATTGACTGGATCAGCCAGCGGTCTTCCGATGGACTTGGCTCTTTTACATTGTGGTTATTGGATAGCATTCTTGATGACCTCGCAGTTCATCAGGGAACTGCCAAGGGATCCAAAAAGGTAGCTCAGCAAGCTCCATCAAAGTCTCAG GTTGCCATGTTTGTAGTTTTGGCAATGGTGTTGCGGCGAAAACCTGATATATTAATCAGCTTAGTACCGACCTTGAAGGACAGTCCTAAATATCAAGGACAAGAAAAGCTTCCACTCAATTCATGGTTAGTTACTCAG GCTGCTTCTGGAGATTTGGCTGTTGGGTTATACGTGTGGGCTCATTTTCTCTTGCCCCTGTTGAGTAGCAAGTCAACCTCTAATCCACAGTCTAGAGATCTGATTTTGCAGGTAGCTGAAAG AATTCTATCCTCTCCCAAAGCTCGTACCATTCTTGTAAATGGTGCTGTTAGAAAGGGTGAGCGTATAGTGCCTCCATCTGCAGTAGATAGTTTGATAAGAGCCACTTTTACTGTCCCTTCTGCCCGACTTAAG gcAACTGAGAGATTTGAAGCTATTTATCCTCTCTTAAAAGAGGTTGCCTTTGCTGGTTCCCCGGGAAGCAAAGCAATGAAACAAGTTGCCCAACAGATATTTAAATTTGCAGTCAAAGCAGTCAAAGAAG ACGTTCCTGATCTGTCAAAAGAAGCAAGTGACATTTT